One window from the genome of Paramisgurnus dabryanus chromosome 22, PD_genome_1.1, whole genome shotgun sequence encodes:
- the cbln2b gene encoding cerebellin-2b, translating into MVPAACPGTFAMLALTFLLGCGIGFCLGQNDTEPIVLEGKCLVVCDSNPSSDGGVTSSLGISVRSGSAKIAFSAVRGTNHEPSEMSNTSMTIYFDQVLVNIGNHFDLKPSVFTAPRRGIYSFSFHVVKVYNRQTIQVNLMQNEYPVISAFAGDQDVTREAASNGVLLMVEREDRVYLKLERGTLMGGWKYSTFSGFLVFPL; encoded by the exons ATGGTGCCAGCAGCCTGTCCCGGAACCTTTGCCATGCTGGCTCTCACCTTTCTCCTGGGATGTGGCATTGGGTTCTGCCTGGGCCAGAATGACACGGAGCCCATCGTTTTGGAGGGGAAGTGTCTGGTGGTGTGTGACTCCAACCCTTCATCTGACGGAGGAGTCACCTCTTCGCTTGGGATATCTGTCCGCTCCGGCAGCGCCAAAATAGCTTTCTCGGCCGTAAGAGGGACGAACCACGAACCTTCGGAGATGAGCAACACTTCCATGACCATCTATTTTGACCAG GTCTTAGTAAACATTGGCAATCATTTCGACCTAAAACCCAGCGTATTTACCGCACCACGGAGAGGAATATACAGTTTCAGCTTTCATGTGGTCAAGGTCTACAACAGACAAACCATACAG GTGAACCTGATGCAAAACGAGTACCCGGTCATATCTGCTTTTGCTGGGGATCAGGATGTCACGCGGGAGGCGGCGAGTAACGGAGTGCTATTGATGGTGGAGCGCGAGGATCGCGTGTATCTCAAGTTGGAAAGAGGGACTCTAATGGGCGGATGGAAATACTCCACGTTCTCTGGATTTTTAGTTTTTCCTCTTTAA
- the fbxo15 gene encoding F-box only protein 15 produces MWYQFYLRACTRNKKVNQKTGMIHGPNTVSIQEKPKGYWRNMFFKEVSGLNVNKWRKRLQRIDPYSGMPSYTEEVLRSLCVTWEITVTDGRGRQSTFEQFHVSFSSTAVFLFWGAVNWPSFNQLTSLELYGLMRVPLHCPAAYRPGWKSFMSKITLKGEHKELRFSDKLVKLLYIGQGVTLGFWQDGGALAFVIVNLHTYRLVERSLQASLCPRTSAEVSALFDDVDPEYGLHGYAAYIELHNTERVIMSARQSQLFCRRGQISNGYLPLEVISQGKGCLNAHLVSDVRLPWRTEALCGNIKDCCMMNLTVWDEAKQPFWCVSAPVVITKADQDVVSYDADGLNVSILYQDSEGKVEIRLRQVEHKKEYIVVNLVIYISISKVNKHFGKDY; encoded by the exons ATGTGGTATCAGTTTTACCTTCGTGCATGCACCAGAAATAAGAAAGTCAACCAGAAAACCGGAATGATACATGGTCCAAACACAGTTAGCATCCAGGAAAAGCCCAAAGGATACTGGAGAAACATGTTCTTCAAAGAAGTTTCGGGCCTTAATGTGAACAAGTGGAGAAAAAGGCTTCAACGCATTGATCCTTATTCAGGCATGCCGAGTTATACAGAGGAAGTCCTGAG GAGTCTGTGCGTTACATGGGAAATCACAGTGACTGATGGGAGAGGACGGCAGAGCACCTTTGAGCAGTTTCATGTCTCCTTCAGCAGTACGGCTGTTTTCCTGTTTTGGGGTGCTGTGAATTGGCCTTCATTCAACCAGCTTACCTCACTTGAGCTTTACGGACTGATGCGGGTGCCACTCCACTGTCCAGCTGCTTACAG GCCTGGCTGGaaatcatttatgtccaaaatcaCACTTAAGGGGGAACATAAGGAGCTGCGTTTTTCAGACAAGCTTGTCAAATTGCTATACATTGGACAGGGTGTAACTTTGGGATTTTGGCAG GACGGAGGGGCATTAGCCTTTGTCATTGTGAATCTGCACACTTACAGACTTGTGGAAAGAAGTCTTCAAGCATCTCTTTG TCCCCGTACATCAGCTGAAGTCAGTGCATTGTTTGATGATGTGGATCCAGAGTATGGTCTCCATGGATACGCTGCTTACATAGAACTGCATAATACTGAGAGAGTGATCATGTCTGCACGCCAATCCCAGCTGTTCTGCAGGAGAG GTCAAATTTCTAATGGATACCTTCCACTAGAAGTGATCAGTCAGGGTAAAGGATGCCTAAATGCTCATCTGGTTAGTGATGTCAGATTGCCTTGGAGGACTGAAGCGCTATGTGGAAATATCAAG GATTGTTGCATGATGAACCTAACTGTATGGGATGAAGCTAAGCAGCCTTTTTGGTGTGTCAGTGCCCCTGTTGTCATAACAAAAGCAGACCAAGATGTGGTATCATATGATGCTGATGGACTGAATGTATCAATCCTGTACCAGGACTCAGAGGGGAAGGTGGAGATCAGGCTAAGACAGGTGGAGCATAAGAAGGAGTATATTGTGGTTAATCTAGTGATTTACATTTCTATCTCCAAAGTGAATAAGCACTTTGGGAAAGATTATTAA